The proteins below are encoded in one region of Scomber japonicus isolate fScoJap1 chromosome 24, fScoJap1.pri, whole genome shotgun sequence:
- the unc50 gene encoding protein unc-50 homolog encodes MLPTTSPNSNGALSARDAARHTAGAKRYKYLRRLLHFRQMDFEFALWQMLYLFTSPQRVYRNFHYRKQTKDQWARDDPAFLVVLSIWLCVSTIGFGLVLDMGVLETLKLLLWVVFVDCIGVGLLISTLMWVITNKYLLKHPSRNFDVEWGYAFDVHLNAFYPLLVILHFLQLFFINHIVVINSDWFLGYFVGNTLWLIAIGYYLYITFLGYNALPFLQNTVVLLYPFALLALIYILSVSLGWNFTQGLCWFYKYRVQ; translated from the exons ATGTTGCCGACCACCTCGCCGAACAGCAACGGCGCCCTTAGTGCCAGGGACGCCGCACGCCACACGGCGGGAGCCAAACGCTACAAGTACCTGCGGCGGCTGCTCCATTTCAGGCAGATGGACTTTGAGTTTGCACTGTGGCAGATGCTTTACTTATTTACGTCACCACAGAGAGTCTACCGCAACTTTCACTACAGGAAACAGACCAAGGACCAGTGGGCCAGAGATGATCCTGCTTTTCTGGTCGTGCTCAGCATCTGGCTGTGTG tATCAACAATAGGCTTTGGTCTGGTGCTGGACATGGGAGTCCTAGAGACACTGAAGCTGCTACTTTGGGTGGTCTTTGTTGACTGCATAGGAGTCGGTCTGCTCATATCAACCCTCATGTG GGTGATCACCAACAAGTACCTGCTAAAGCATCCCAGCAGGAATTTTGATGTTGAGTGGGGCTACGCATTTGATGTTCACCTCAATGCTTTCTACCCACTCCTAGTCATCCTGCACTTCCTGCAGCTCTTTTTCATCAATC ATATTGTGGTGATAAACTCAGACTGGTTCCTGGGATATTTTGTAGGGAACACTTTGTGGCTGATAGCCATCGGTTATTATCTCTACATCACCTTTTTGGGGTACAATG CTCTGCCCTTCCTGCAGAACACAGTGGTGCTGCTCTACCCCTTCGCCTTGCTCGCCCTCATCTacatcctctctgtctctctgggcTGGAACTTTACTCAAGGCCTCTGTTGGTTTTACAAGTACAGGGTCCAGTAG
- the LOC128354544 gene encoding inosine-uridine preferring nucleoside hydrolase-like, with product MKKKLIIDVDTGVDDAQAIMVALTDPNVEILGITCCNGNTPVENVLKNTLRVLKACNRLDIPVYRGCTEPLLGRKVHAGDFHGKDGMGDVPDADAPGLELLQEEKAVQAMIKMISENPGEVSLVATAPLTNLALAVKLEPSLPEKLKALYIMGGNCESRGNTTVCGEFNFVADPEAAHIVLNYYTCPTYIATWEFSCRNCLPWSFCDTWLAQDTDKARFMEKISRYTRKMVQTERYQKELVAGSGFNPCDTYALAAAIDDTLVTESEQVAVSVELKGTYTRGMMVLDYLDLLNKKHKAFIMKKIDVEKFKKMLMDALQ from the exons ATGAAGAAGAAGTTGATCATTGATGTGGACACAGGGGTAGATGATGCTCAGGCCATCATGGTGGCCCTGACAGACCCCAATGTGGAGATTTTGGGGATCACCTGCTGCAATGGCAACACACCCGTGGAGAACGTCCTCAAGAACACACTAAGAGTCCTGAAAGCGTGCAACCGACTGGAT ATCCCAGTGTACCGCGGCTGTACAGAACCCCTGCTGGGCCGCAAAGTCCACGCTGGAGATTTCCATGGGAAGGATGGGATGGGTGATGTGCCAGATGCAGACGCTCCAGGCctggagctgctgcaggaggaAAAAGCTGTGCAGGCCATGATCAAAATGATCAGTGAAAACCCTGGAGAG GTGAGTCTGGTTGCCACGGCACCCCTCACTAATCTGGCCCTCGCTGTCAAACTGGAGCCCTCCCTCCCTGAGAAACTAAAGGCGCTCTATATTATGGGAGGAAACTGTGAAT CCAGAGGTAACACCACAGTATGCGGAGAGTTTAACTTTGTGGCTGACCCAGAGGCGGCCCACATCGTGTTGAACTACTACACTTGTCCCACTTACATCGCCACCTGGGAGTTTAGCTGCAGGAACTGCCTGCCATGG TCTTTCTGTGACACTTGGCTGGCTCAAGACACAGATAAGGCTCGTTTCATGGAGAAGATTTCCAGGTACACCAGGAAG ATGGTCCAGACAGAGCGGTATCAAAAGGAGCTGGTGGCAGGAAGTGGGTTCAACCCCTGTGACACCTACGCTTTGGCTGCTGCAATCGATGACACTCTGGTGACAGAAAGCGAGCAG GTTGCAGTGTCAGTGGAGTTAAAGGGAACATACACCCGAGGCATGATGGTGCTTGATTACTTGGACCTGCTGAATAAGAAACACAAGGCCTTCATCATGAAGAAGATAGATGTggagaagtttaaaaaaatgttgatggaTGCACTACAGTAG